A window from Vulpes vulpes isolate BD-2025 chromosome 9, VulVul3, whole genome shotgun sequence encodes these proteins:
- the RPL21 gene encoding large ribosomal subunit protein eL21: protein MTNTKGKRRGTRYMFSRPFRKHGVVPLATYMRIYKKGDIVDIKGMGTVQKGMPHKCYHGKTGRVYNVTQHAVGIVVNKQVKGKILAKRINVRIEHIKHSKSRDSFLKRVKENDQKKKEAKEKGTWVQLKRQPAPPREAHFVRTNGKEPELLEPIPYEFMA from the exons ATGaccaacacaaagggaaagaggagaggtacCCGCTATATGTTCTCTAggccttttagaaaacatg GAGTTGTTCCTTTGGCCACATACATGCGAATCTATAAGAAAGGTGATATTGTGGACATCAAG GGAATGGGCACTGTTCAAAAAGGAATGCCCCACAAATGTTACCATGGCAAAACTGGAAGGGTCTACAATGTTACTCAGCATGCTGTTGGCATTGTTGTAAACAAACAAGTTAA GGGCAAGATTCTTGCCAAGAGAATTAATGTCCGCATTGAGCATATTAAACACTCAAAGAGCCGAGATAGCTTCCTGAAGCgtgtgaaggaaaatgatcagaaaaagaaggaagccaaagagaaaggtacTTGGGTCCAACTGAAGCGCCAG cctgccccacccagagaagcacactttgtgagaaccaatggaaaggagcctgaactgctggaacccattccctatgaattcatggcatga